One region of Pseudomonas alvandae genomic DNA includes:
- a CDS encoding CYTH domain-containing protein codes for MQKETEIKLRVSRETLAALREHPLLKKRNKSGWERHELMNQYFDTPERDLARAKVALRLRRDGEEVIQTLKTRGQSVAGLSERNEYDWHLPKAKLDLKKLEGECWPETLAELDKKTLKAIFTTDFVRERAEIAWGRGKSKVVIEAALDLGHVVVGKQKEEICELELELREGEPAALLELAAELAVTLPLMPCDISKAERGYRLHDAGSYALSLPAPQLTVETPLDDAFAALSWHLLGSSQRLAEQYRFNGHWRLLQDWVENLAELRALLSSLGQAAPRQSTHDLRVALDALLEDWRPLVQAGIEDEDVRKAAPEQFLEELQDPRWGLFSLEASRWLLARSWTADRNTRGNRQGAAQLGSWLPRLLSEEASSLQLQRYQQQPEDLAEQLPRIERIQAWLHHARHVLDIPEMDRLYGELNKLAQLANEPITDELLDARKQQAIAVYQNRAWKTLLRL; via the coding sequence ATGCAGAAAGAAACCGAAATCAAACTCCGCGTCAGCCGCGAGACCCTGGCAGCCTTGCGTGAGCATCCGCTGCTGAAAAAACGCAACAAGAGTGGCTGGGAACGCCACGAACTGATGAACCAGTACTTCGACACGCCGGAGCGTGACCTCGCCCGGGCCAAGGTTGCCCTGCGCCTGCGCCGCGACGGTGAAGAAGTGATCCAGACCCTCAAGACCCGTGGCCAGAGCGTCGCCGGCCTGTCCGAGCGCAACGAGTACGACTGGCACCTGCCCAAGGCCAAGCTGGACCTGAAGAAACTCGAGGGCGAATGCTGGCCCGAGACACTGGCCGAACTGGACAAGAAAACCCTCAAGGCGATCTTCACCACCGACTTCGTTCGCGAGCGCGCCGAAATCGCCTGGGGCCGTGGCAAGAGCAAAGTGGTCATCGAGGCCGCGCTCGACCTGGGCCACGTCGTGGTGGGCAAGCAGAAGGAAGAAATCTGCGAGCTGGAGCTGGAGCTGCGCGAAGGCGAACCCGCCGCGCTATTGGAACTGGCCGCCGAGCTGGCCGTGACCCTGCCCTTGATGCCCTGCGACATCAGCAAGGCCGAACGGGGCTATCGCCTGCATGACGCGGGCAGCTATGCCCTGAGCCTGCCGGCCCCGCAACTGACCGTCGAAACACCGCTGGACGATGCCTTCGCCGCCTTGAGCTGGCATTTGCTGGGCAGCAGCCAGCGCCTGGCCGAACAATACCGTTTCAATGGCCATTGGCGCCTGCTGCAAGACTGGGTGGAAAACCTCGCCGAACTGCGTGCGCTGCTTAGCAGCCTCGGCCAGGCCGCGCCGCGTCAATCGACTCATGATCTGCGCGTTGCCCTGGACGCACTGCTGGAAGACTGGCGCCCATTGGTCCAGGCCGGCATCGAAGACGAAGACGTGCGCAAGGCAGCCCCGGAGCAATTCCTCGAAGAGCTGCAGGACCCGCGCTGGGGCCTGTTCTCCCTCGAAGCCTCACGCTGGTTGCTGGCCCGTAGCTGGACCGCCGACCGCAACACCCGCGGCAACCGCCAAGGCGCGGCGCAACTGGGCAGTTGGTTGCCGCGCCTGTTGAGCGAAGAAGCTTCGTCTTTGCAACTGCAACGCTACCAGCAACAGCCGGAAGACCTGGCCGAGCAATTGCCGCGCATCGAACGGATCCAGGCCTGGCTGCACCATGCCCGCCACGTCCTCGATATTCCGGAAATGGACCGCCTCTACGGTGAATTGAACAAGCTGGCGCAACTGGCCAACGAGCCGATCACCGACGAGCTTCTGGATGCGCGCAAGCAACAGGCGATCGCGGTGTATCAGAATCGGGCGTGGAAGACTTTGTT